GGGATGTACTCCCCTTCGGACATCTCTGGGAGTGCCTGCAGGTTCGAGAAGCACGGACTGCGGATCTTAAAGCGTGCGGGTGTGTCGGTGCCGTCGGCGCGGATGTAGATTCCCAGTTCGCCCTTGGCTGCCTCGACTGCCCGGTAGATCTCCTGGTCGGCGTCCGGTTTGAGTGTCCGAGGAACGTTGCTCTGGATCTCTCGATTGTCCTCGGGCCAATCCTCGAGCAGATCGATGCACTGTTCGATGATCTTTGCGCTTTCTTCGACTTCGCGCAGGCGCACCAGCACGCGTGCGTAGTTGTCACCGCCGTCTTCGGTGATGACGTCCCAATCGAGTTGGTCGTAGTAGCCGTAGGGATCGTCTCGTCGGAGATCGTAGTCGATTCCAGATCCACGCGCGACCGGACCCGTACAGCCGTAGTCCTTTGCGACCTCAGGTTCGAGGACGCCCGTGTCGAGACAGCGCAGCTGGAAGATCTCGTTTCCAGTGATGAGATCGTGGTATTCCTCAAGCTTTGATGGCAGCCCGTCGAGGAAGTCCCGCGTCTTTTCGAAGAACTCGTCTCGGGGTTCGGGGAGGTCCCATGCAACGCCGCCGAGACGGAGATAATTGAACATCAGCCGTTGGCCGGTGAGGTCTTCGAGAATGTTCTGGGCAATCTCCCGGTCACGAACCGCGTACTGGAAAATAACCGTAAAGTCACCGTAGATATCGAGCGCGAACGTTCCGACCGCGAGCATGTGCGAGGCGATGCGACACAGCTCCGCGCTCATTGTGCGGATGACTTGTGCGTACGACGGAACCTCGATGTCAGCGAGGTCCTCAGCAACCCGAGCGTACGCCCATTCGTTCAGGATACCAGCCGAGATGTAGTCCCACCGGTCTGGGTAGGGCATGATCTGATGGCGGTAGGTCCCCTGCTGGCACATCTGCTCTTCACAGCGGTGCAGGTAGCCGATATCTGATTCGACGTCGGCGACCTGCTCGCCATTGAGCGTCGTCTTGAGGTGGAGCACACCGTGAGTCGCTGGGTGGTGTGGTCCGATGTTGACGAACATCGTGTCGGCCCCGGTGGCGTGATCTTCCTGAAGCGGATTCACGTGCTCGCGCAGTGTGACGACCTGCGGTTGCTCTTGATCGTAGTTCAGATCGAGCGGATGACCCTGCCACGTCTCGGGCAGAAGAATCCGTCGAAGATCGGGGTGTTCGTCGTACTCGATTCCGACGAGGTCGTAGGCTTCGCGCTCGTGCCAGTCGGCCGTCCGAAATACCGCTTCACCGCTCTGGCTCGTCGGGTTGTTCACGCTCGTCGGAACGACAACACCCACCTCCTGTGTCGGATCGTCGTACTTTTTCAGGTGGTAGATGCTCTCGTATCGGTCTTCGTACTGCTGTGCTGTCACGCACGAACAGTGATCGAAGCCAGCGTCCTGTTTCAGTGC
The nucleotide sequence above comes from Halocatena marina. Encoded proteins:
- a CDS encoding NADH-quinone oxidoreductase subunit D; this translates as MSLEVPSDASTDVGVTESGLDYDVLEALLGDAVIGRETHRNAEAFVVRPERVVDALSALKQDAGFDHCSCVTAQQYEDRYESIYHLKKYDDPTQEVGVVVPTSVNNPTSQSGEAVFRTADWHEREAYDLVGIEYDEHPDLRRILLPETWQGHPLDLNYDQEQPQVVTLREHVNPLQEDHATGADTMFVNIGPHHPATHGVLHLKTTLNGEQVADVESDIGYLHRCEEQMCQQGTYRHQIMPYPDRWDYISAGILNEWAYARVAEDLADIEVPSYAQVIRTMSAELCRIASHMLAVGTFALDIYGDFTVIFQYAVRDREIAQNILEDLTGQRLMFNYLRLGGVAWDLPEPRDEFFEKTRDFLDGLPSKLEEYHDLITGNEIFQLRCLDTGVLEPEVAKDYGCTGPVARGSGIDYDLRRDDPYGYYDQLDWDVITEDGGDNYARVLVRLREVEESAKIIEQCIDLLEDWPEDNREIQSNVPRTLKPDADQEIYRAVEAAKGELGIYIRADGTDTPARFKIRSPCFSNLQALPEMSEGEYIPDLVAALGSLDIVLGEVDR